The following are encoded in a window of Penicillium oxalicum strain HP7-1 chromosome II, whole genome shotgun sequence genomic DNA:
- a CDS encoding MFS siderochrome iron transporter 1 — protein MGLANFNPFKRERQNFPGVVVPLASTSASHASTDSIEKDDKASDHAPSSSSSRGPEKASTSLTLEALRAEVEADIASSGTDTSYDRKTKVVNRALQDIGMGRYQWELFALCGCGWMADNLWLQGIALTLTPLSYEFGISETHVRFTTCALFLGLCLGASFWGVASDIVGRRLAFNMTLFLAGSFGLAAGGGSTWIGVCALYSCLGLGVGGNLPVDGTLFLEFLPNASGNMLTLLSVWWPVGQLISSLLAWAFIPSFSCASPVGCTKSQNWGWRYLILTLGAITFCMFIARFFFFHLYESPKYLLSRGRQEEAVASVHGIAYKNKTHTWLTNEILNEIGGYAESEETEKLAVGEIVRRFFSKFSLNRIRAIFVNKRLGVETILLWFIWASIGMGYPLFNAFLPQYLARSGGHDNSTYTTYRNYAITSIVGVPGSFVACYTVEKFGRKPTMAFATLVTGVLLFCFTISPDSNVQLAISCLEALFQNAFYGVLYAYTPEVYSGPVRGTATGICSCLNRIAGLCAPLVAVYASGSNADAPIYASGGLILAAAVAMICLPIETRGRAIM, from the exons ATGGGTCTCGCCAACTTCAACCCATTCAAGCGAGAACGCCAGAACTTCCCCGGCGTGGTCGTCCCGCTGGCCTCAACCTCCGCTTCTCACGCCTCTACAGACTCTATTGAGAAAGATGACAAAGCCTCAGACCATGCCCCCTCATCCAGCAGCTCCCGTGGACCGGAGAAAGCCTCCACTTCCTTGACGCTGGAAGCCCTGCGTGCCGAGGTTGAAGCTGATATTGCCTCCTCGGGCACTGATACCTCCTATGACC GAAAAACCAAGGTCGTGAACCGAGCCCTTCAAGACATTGGAATGGGTCGGTATCAATGGGAGCTCTTTGCCTTGTGTGGCTGTGGATGGATGGCGGACAA TCTTTGGCTTCAG GGAATCGCGCTCACTTTGACTCCTCTTTCATATGAGTTTGGAATCTCTGAAACCCATGTCCGTTTCACGACTTGCGCCCTCTTTTTGGGTCTTTGCCTCGGTGCTTCCTTCTGGGGTGTCGCCTCGGACATTGTGGGCCGTCGACTGGCATTCAACATGACTTTGTTCCTTGCTGGTTCTTTCGGTCTTGCCGCTGGCGGCGGTTCGACCTGGATCGG TGTCTGTGCTCTGTACTCgtgtctcggtctcggtgtcGGTGGAAATCTGCCCGTCGATGGAACTCTGTTCCTGGAATTCCTGCCCAATGCGTCCGGCAACATGCTGACCTTGTTAAGTGTCTGGTGGCCCGTGGGTCAGCTCATCTCCAGTCTGTTGGCCTGGGCCTTTATTCCGTCCTTCAGCTGCGCTAGCCCGGTGGGCTGCACCAAGTCTCAGAATTGGGGATGGCGGTACCTCATCTTGACGCTGGGAGCCATCACTTTCTGCATGTTCATTGCccgattcttcttcttccaccttTACGAGTCACCCAAGTACCTCTTGTCTCGCGGCCGGCAGGAAGAAGCCGTTGCCTCGGTGCATGGCATCGCCTACAAGAACAAGACGCACACCTGGCTGACCAATGAGATCCTGAATGAAATCGGCGGGTATGCCGAGTCCGAAGAGACCGAGAAACTCGCCGTGGGTGAAATCGTTCGCCGATTCTTCTCCAAGTTCTCTCTGAACCGTATCCGTGCCATCTTCGTCAACAAGCGTCTTGGCGTCGAAACCATCCTCCTCTGGTTCATCTGGGCCTCTATCGGTATGGGCTATCCTCTCTTCAATGCCTTCCTGCCTCAATACCTCGCCAGATCCGGCGGCCACGACAATTCCACCTACACCACCTACAGAAACTAcgccatcacctccatcgTCGGTGTCCCCGGCAGCTTTGTCGCATGCTACACCGTCGAGAAATTCGGCCGAAAGCCGACCATGGCCTTTGCCACCCTGGTCACTGGTGTCCTCCTATTCTGTTTCACAATCTCTCCCGATTCCAACGTTCAATTGGCAATT agcTGTCTCGAGGCCCTCTTCCAGAATGCTTTCTATGGTGTGCTCTACGCTTACACTCCCGAGGTGTACAGTGGCCCGGTTCGCGGCACCGCAACGGGTATCTGCAGCTGTCTGAACCGCATCGCCGGACTTTGCGCGCCCCTTGTGGCGGTGTATGCCTCGGGAAGTAACGCAGACGCCCCCATCTATGCTTCGGGTGGTCTGATTCTTGCCGCGGCTGTGGCTATGATCTGTTTGCCGATCGAGACTCGTGGACGAGCTATCATGTAA
- a CDS encoding Cyanide hydratase — protein sequence MAPVLKKYKAAAVNAEPGWFNLEESVRRTIHWIDEAGKAGCKFIAFPELWIPGYPYWMWKVNYQESLPLLKKYRENSLPSNSDEMRRIREAARKNKIFVSLGYSEVDLASLYTTQIMINPAGEIINHRRKIRATHVERLVFGDGTGDTTESVMDTEIGRIGHLNCWENMNPFLKAYAASLGEQVHVAAWPLYPGKETLKYPDPYTNVAEANADLVTPAYAIETGTFTLAPWQTITAEGIKLNTPPGKELEDPNIYNGHGRIFGPDGQNLVPHPDKDFQGLLFVDIDLDEIHLTKSLADFGGHYMRPDLIRLLVDTNRKDLIVHEDRVNGGVVYQRTVDRVGLSTPLDSPVGESTTE from the exons ATGGCTCCCGTTCTCAAGAAGTACAAGGCTGCCGCTGTGAACGCCGAGCCTGGTTGGTTCAACCTTGAGGAATCCGTCCGCCGAACGATTCACTGGATTGACGAGGCCGGCAAGGCAGGATGCAAGTTCATCGCATTCCCGGAGCTGT GGATTCCCGGTTACCCTTACTGGATGTGGAAGGTCAACTACCAAGAGAGTCTGCCACTGCTCAAGAAGTATCGCGAGAACAGCCTTCCCTCCAACTCGGATGAGATGCGCCGTATCCGTGAAGCCGCGCGAAAGAATAAGATCTTCGTCTCTCTCGGATACTCCGAGGTTGATCTGGCCAGCTTGTACACCACCCAGATTATGATCAACCCGGCTGGAGAGATTATCAATCACCGCCGCAAGATCCGAGCCACCCACGTCGAGCGACTCGTCTTCGGCGACGGAACCGGCGACACTACCGAGTCGGTGATGGATACTGAAATCGGTCGTATCGGCCACTTGAACTGCTGGGAGAACATGAACCCCTTCCTAAAGGCCTATGCCGCCTCACTAGGAGAACAGGTCCACGTCGCTGCTTGGCCTCTGTACCCCGGCAAAGAGACGCTGAAGTATCCTGACCCGTACACTAACGTTGCCGAAGCCAATGCGGAT CTCGTGACCCCTGCATATGCCATCGAGACGGGCACTTTCACCCTCGCCCCCTGGCAGACAATCACGGCAGAAGGCATCAAACTCAACACGCCTCCTGGAAAGGAACTCGAAGATCCCAACATCTACAACGGCCACGGTCGAATCTTTGGACCCGACGGCCAGAACCTGGTTCCCCACCCGGACAAAGATTTCCAGGGTCTTCTATTTGTAGAC atcgatctcgatgaGATTCATCTCACCAAGTCCCTAGCCGACTTT GGGGGACATTACATGAGACCAGACCTGATTCGGTTGCTGGTGGACACCAACCGCAAGGATCTGATTGTCCATGAAGATCGAGTCAATGGGGGAGTGGTGTATCAGAGAACCGTGGACCGTGTCGGTCTCTCGACGCCCTTGGACAGTCCAGTCGGAGAGTCGACTACCGAGTAA